Proteins encoded by one window of uncultured Celeribacter sp.:
- the ampC gene encoding class C beta-lactamase: MKHTSILSALIVTASFTPALAQDSQRTFEADAAASFEKAIADYDIPGLIVGVTRNGQHQFYQTGLASREDQRSVTPDTLFELGSISKIFNVTLAAVAEERGKLSLDAPVSTYLPSLQGSPAGELTLMDLATHHSGGLPLQVPSEAENVDQLVEWLGDWQPSEPGARSYSNISIGLLGHISSDAMGMSYADALQMDLFPALGLTNTWIDVSQDVAGSYAFGYDRKTNAPIRVTPGVLDDEAYGVKSSARDMLKLLDIELGNADVSAEIQDAVSRTQTGQFQTSLFTQAMIWEAYPWPVDQERLVDGNGYDFILKPQPMHDLAGLSDEDIILNKTGSTNGFGGYIAMVPSKDLGVVVLANRNYPNEARVRATHDLITRILAE; this comes from the coding sequence CCGCTGCAAGCTTTGAGAAGGCGATCGCGGACTATGATATCCCCGGCCTGATTGTGGGCGTGACCCGTAACGGGCAGCACCAGTTCTACCAGACGGGCTTGGCATCGCGCGAGGACCAGCGGTCTGTGACGCCTGACACCCTGTTCGAACTCGGGTCCATCAGCAAGATTTTCAATGTCACACTGGCGGCCGTGGCCGAGGAGCGGGGAAAACTGTCGCTTGATGCCCCGGTCTCGACCTATCTTCCGTCCCTGCAAGGATCACCCGCAGGCGAGCTTACACTGATGGACCTTGCGACGCATCATTCCGGCGGCCTGCCCCTGCAGGTCCCTAGCGAGGCCGAGAATGTCGATCAACTGGTGGAGTGGCTGGGGGATTGGCAGCCCTCTGAGCCGGGTGCGCGCAGCTACTCCAACATCAGTATCGGCCTGCTGGGCCACATCAGCTCCGACGCCATGGGTATGAGCTATGCTGATGCCCTGCAGATGGACCTCTTTCCTGCGCTCGGGTTGACGAACACCTGGATCGACGTGTCGCAGGACGTAGCGGGCTCTTATGCCTTTGGGTATGACCGCAAGACGAATGCACCGATCCGTGTCACGCCCGGTGTTCTTGACGACGAAGCCTATGGTGTAAAATCGTCCGCTCGTGACATGCTGAAACTTCTGGACATCGAGCTTGGGAATGCGGATGTCTCCGCCGAAATCCAAGATGCGGTGTCGCGCACCCAGACGGGGCAGTTCCAGACGAGCCTCTTCACGCAGGCGATGATCTGGGAGGCCTACCCATGGCCCGTTGACCAGGAACGCCTGGTGGATGGAAATGGCTATGATTTTATCCTCAAGCCCCAACCGATGCATGACTTGGCAGGTCTGTCCGATGAGGATATCATCCTCAACAAGACTGGCTCCACGAACGGGTTCGGTGGATACATTGCTATGGTGCCCAGCAAAGATCTGGGGGTCGTGGTCCTTGCAAACCGCAACTATCCCAACGAGGCCCGGGTCCGCGCGACCCATGACCTGATCACCCGCATTCTGGCTGAGTGA
- a CDS encoding GNAT family N-acetyltransferase → MLTSIMLTFRPSSDQDLSRVMEIWRRAVDATHHFLAPVDKSAIEAELMEFFPKVSLQLAVDAAGTPQGFMFLHDGHLEALFIDPDQHGKGIGKALISRPILS, encoded by the coding sequence ATGTTAACGAGCATCATGCTTACTTTCAGACCTTCATCAGATCAGGACTTGTCGCGCGTCATGGAGATATGGCGTCGGGCGGTCGACGCCACTCATCACTTCCTTGCGCCCGTCGACAAGTCGGCCATTGAGGCCGAGCTTATGGAGTTCTTCCCAAAGGTGAGCCTGCAACTTGCAGTCGATGCCGCAGGCACGCCGCAGGGTTTCATGTTTCTGCATGACGGTCATCTGGAGGCACTGTTTATCGACCCGGATCAACATGGAAAAGGGATCGGCAAAGCCCTCATATCGCGGCCCATCCTGAGCTGA